A region from the Algoriphagus machipongonensis genome encodes:
- a CDS encoding glycosyltransferase, with product MKQKVIVQLVDTLDLGGTERMSVNLANTFQEQGWESHLVVSRQSGGLQNYLNPEVQVHFLEKKSFKDLKAFWRLSKLTRKIKPDYIHAHSTSIYWAVLLKMLVGSFKLIWHDHFGLSDQLEENKRSEMVILSKWIDRFIVVNHKLLDYWQKLLPYRKNSIVYLSNFPYLKLNESIQKLPQFTFLNLANYRPQKDQLTLIESCKILDNEGFDFRVLLVGQQVDSNWETQIKQKISEYSLQEKVRVNGPSEDVTSLLAEVHVGVLSSESEGLPVSLLEYGLAKLPVICTDVGNCAEVLKSGELGQLVKVKDPKLLAEAMKHSINNYEEEVGKAQQLNQYVLEEYGALKFFESYQKLVGAVK from the coding sequence TTGAAGCAAAAAGTTATTGTCCAATTAGTGGATACCCTTGATTTGGGAGGGACTGAAAGGATGAGCGTTAATTTAGCAAATACGTTTCAAGAACAAGGTTGGGAAAGCCATCTGGTGGTTTCGCGCCAAAGTGGTGGACTTCAAAACTATCTTAATCCTGAGGTGCAAGTGCACTTTTTAGAAAAGAAGAGTTTTAAAGATCTTAAGGCTTTTTGGAGACTATCAAAATTGACCCGAAAAATTAAGCCTGATTATATTCATGCACATAGTACGTCTATTTATTGGGCAGTACTTTTAAAAATGCTCGTAGGTTCATTTAAACTGATTTGGCATGATCACTTTGGCCTCAGTGATCAACTTGAAGAGAACAAAAGAAGCGAAATGGTGATCCTGTCCAAATGGATTGATCGGTTCATAGTTGTTAATCACAAACTGCTTGATTATTGGCAAAAGCTCCTTCCATACAGAAAAAATAGTATTGTTTACCTTTCCAATTTTCCCTACCTGAAGTTGAATGAATCTATTCAGAAATTGCCTCAGTTTACATTTTTAAATCTAGCAAACTACCGGCCTCAGAAAGATCAATTAACTTTAATTGAATCGTGCAAAATACTTGATAATGAAGGGTTTGACTTTCGGGTGTTACTGGTTGGCCAGCAAGTGGATTCAAATTGGGAGACTCAAATAAAGCAGAAGATATCTGAATATTCACTTCAAGAAAAAGTAAGGGTAAACGGACCTTCTGAAGATGTGACAAGTCTTTTGGCCGAGGTTCATGTAGGAGTATTAAGTTCAGAGTCAGAGGGTTTACCTGTTTCGCTTTTGGAATATGGTCTGGCAAAATTGCCAGTGATTTGCACGGATGTAGGAAATTGTGCAGAGGTTTTAAAAAGTGGAGAATTGGGGCAACTTGTAAAAGTCAAGGATCCTAAATTGCTAGCAGAGGCGATGAAACATAGTATCAATAACTACGAAGAAGAGGTAGGAAAAGCTCAGCAACTAAATCAATATGTTTTGGAAGAGTATGGTGCTTTGAAGTTTTTCGAGTCGTATCAAAAATTAGTAGGGGCAGTTAAATGA
- a CDS encoding O-antigen ligase family protein: protein MIKQLITSRSPVFWILFHLVLGMLCAFSPYPLIAWFYLTLLSSIYLVLRPSTPISIYSSVIVYLISMEILARMSGTSPYIPYEMGKYLFCLLLIVGIIKYKITSLPAVWMLILIVPALLFDVSYSVTFLDVMFNFLGAFNVALAIILFKDKRLSFGMLKTNLKLIIFPMIAVLAHALIKAPEINEIEFGLSANTDAAGGFGSNQVSTAMGLGAFLLFIFWLNRWKFSGYRWLDSTLLGLFLLQGLLTFSRGGMISGFFGIFIILVFLRMASPKQIVKFNLVRIGKYFIPAIFLLAGTFFIVNTLTDGMLLLRYQGETAGTLAGSKSKTLNTISSGRLDIFMGDLELWMDNPIFGAGVGASQFAREKMTGIVAHVEFSRLLAEHGLLGLIYFILLVYYGSRLPRSHPNPLVAGVLTALFLVGLLTSFHAAMRTFVSPLLIGLSMFRITGAYGVKKVVKKPEPVQGNQMITTI from the coding sequence ATGATTAAGCAATTAATCACCTCTAGGTCACCTGTTTTCTGGATATTATTCCATCTGGTGTTGGGAATGCTTTGTGCATTTTCTCCTTACCCATTGATTGCATGGTTTTACCTAACACTGCTATCTTCTATTTATTTGGTATTACGGCCAAGTACTCCCATATCCATCTATTCCTCTGTCATTGTCTATTTGATATCGATGGAGATTCTCGCAAGGATGAGTGGGACATCACCATATATTCCCTACGAGATGGGCAAATATTTATTTTGCTTATTGTTAATTGTTGGGATTATAAAATACAAAATCACTTCATTACCAGCTGTTTGGATGTTGATTTTGATTGTTCCCGCCTTACTATTTGACGTGTCTTATTCTGTCACGTTTTTAGATGTAATGTTTAATTTTTTAGGAGCATTTAATGTAGCATTGGCAATTATCTTATTTAAGGATAAGAGGCTTTCATTTGGGATGCTTAAAACTAATTTAAAGTTGATCATCTTTCCCATGATCGCAGTTTTGGCACATGCTTTAATTAAGGCTCCAGAAATTAATGAAATCGAGTTTGGTCTTAGTGCCAATACCGATGCTGCTGGAGGATTTGGGTCAAACCAAGTTTCTACAGCTATGGGCCTTGGCGCATTTTTGTTATTTATCTTTTGGTTAAATAGATGGAAGTTTTCAGGCTATCGTTGGTTGGATTCCACTTTACTGGGATTGTTTCTTTTGCAAGGATTATTGACATTCTCAAGAGGAGGTATGATCAGTGGGTTCTTTGGCATCTTTATTATTTTGGTTTTCCTAAGGATGGCTAGTCCTAAACAGATCGTAAAGTTCAATCTTGTCAGAATTGGGAAGTATTTTATTCCCGCAATATTTTTACTTGCAGGTACATTTTTTATAGTTAATACTTTAACAGATGGAATGCTTTTATTAAGGTATCAAGGTGAGACTGCAGGAACGCTTGCTGGTTCCAAAAGCAAAACTTTAAATACTATTTCCTCTGGACGGTTGGATATATTTATGGGGGATCTTGAGTTATGGATGGATAACCCGATTTTTGGAGCTGGAGTGGGAGCTTCTCAATTTGCAAGAGAAAAAATGACCGGAATTGTAGCCCATGTGGAGTTCAGCAGACTGTTGGCAGAACACGGATTATTAGGTTTGATTTATTTTATCTTATTGGTGTATTACGGTAGCAGGTTACCTCGATCTCACCCCAATCCATTGGTTGCTGGGGTTTTGACAGCTCTCTTTTTAGTCGGATTATTAACTAGTTTTCATGCAGCAATGAGAACATTTGTTTCCCCATTGCTGATAGGGTTAAGTATGTTTAGGATTACTGGTGCATATGGGGTAAAAAAAGTAGTAAAGAAGCCAGAGCCAGTTCAGGGCAACCAAATGATAACGACCATTTAA
- a CDS encoding acyltransferase family protein, whose translation MNKRLIQLFQRNTSSPNFIPEIDGLRFFAIMTVVVFHFHFLFAKEIAPLVQINLPEAHFWQLGWWFVRLDLGVKVFFGISGFILSIPFLNHYWFGGRKIQLKKYFWRRLTRLEPPFIIALTGLFIVHILVLNESFEELFPNFVASIFYVHEIIFNEYSLINPVTWSLETEVQFYILIPLIALITLGNKNKITGILTLLALFVASLFFKNFVLTHHPYGLGTNILVFLSHFLIGTFFAILFLSRKEWVMKKSMIFDLIGIISFFGLFLYYKPQAQILNNFMFNFCLFWAFVGVFKGIFINKIFRLPVIYLIGGMCYTIYLLHLAYFYLFVKVAHALIISDNYLINLVFQFSLAFVSLMVICALFYLAIEKPCMDKDWPKKLGLKLRLISK comes from the coding sequence ATGAATAAAAGGTTAATCCAGCTTTTTCAGCGAAACACCAGTAGCCCGAATTTTATACCTGAAATTGATGGCCTTCGTTTTTTCGCCATCATGACTGTGGTTGTTTTTCATTTCCATTTTCTATTTGCAAAAGAAATAGCTCCGTTGGTTCAAATTAATCTTCCGGAGGCCCATTTTTGGCAATTAGGATGGTGGTTTGTCAGGTTGGATTTAGGGGTAAAAGTGTTTTTTGGCATCAGTGGATTTATTCTCAGCATTCCATTTTTGAATCACTATTGGTTTGGAGGGAGAAAAATCCAACTAAAAAAATATTTTTGGAGAAGGCTTACCAGATTAGAACCACCTTTTATTATAGCTCTCACTGGGTTATTTATAGTGCATATTCTAGTTTTGAATGAATCTTTTGAAGAGCTTTTTCCCAATTTTGTGGCTAGTATCTTTTATGTGCACGAAATTATCTTCAATGAATACTCCTTGATAAATCCTGTCACCTGGAGTTTGGAAACAGAAGTTCAATTTTATATTCTGATTCCATTGATTGCATTGATCACTCTTGGGAATAAAAATAAAATTACAGGCATACTTACTCTTTTAGCATTGTTTGTAGCCTCCCTGTTCTTCAAAAATTTTGTATTGACTCATCATCCCTATGGTTTAGGAACCAATATTCTCGTATTTCTAAGTCATTTTCTCATCGGAACTTTCTTTGCTATCCTTTTCCTATCTAGAAAGGAATGGGTGATGAAAAAGTCAATGATTTTTGACCTAATTGGAATCATAAGTTTTTTTGGGCTTTTCCTGTATTACAAGCCCCAGGCTCAAATTCTTAATAATTTCATGTTTAATTTTTGCCTCTTTTGGGCTTTCGTCGGGGTTTTTAAAGGAATTTTCATCAATAAAATATTTAGGTTGCCAGTGATTTACCTTATTGGAGGAATGTGTTATACAATATATTTGCTCCACCTAGCCTATTTTTATTTATTTGTGAAGGTGGCTCATGCTCTAATAATCTCAGATAATTATTTGATTAATTTAGTATTTCAGTTCTCTTTGGCTTTCGTAAGTTTAATGGTGATTTGCGCCTTATTTTATTTAGCTATTGAGAAACCTTGCATGGATAAAGATTGGCCAAAAAAATTAGGTTTGAAATTGCGACTAATATCTAAATGA